A stretch of DNA from Vanrija pseudolonga chromosome 6, complete sequence:
CGAAGAGCGGCGACTGCTGCTCGGGCTGCACTGACCACGCAGACatccccgccgagctcgccctcgagctgcacAACGGTGAGTCggcggtcggcgcgacgcggggcgccggcgcgttgATGGTGGAGCTTGCTCGCTCACACACCGCACAgcggccaaggacaagggcaTCCGCGTCGACCGCTTCGAGACGGCCGAGAACCTCAAGCACCTCAACTTTGTCCGCGAGAAGGTCAAGGGTATCAAGAACTTTTGGCAGATTGTGCTTGtatgtggtggtggtgatcgTACTGGTGGACCGCTCGCTGACCGCCTCAGCTCTCCCACCCCGTCATCGCTGCCGTCTCCGCGTCGGACCGCGAGGCGCTCTCGTACATCACCGACATTGAGCTCAAGCAGGATGCCAACGACCCGCGTCCTTTCGAGCTGGTTTTCGTGGGTTATCATGCTTGGAACGTTCCTAACCCACTCCTCCAGACCTTTGCCAAGAACCCCTACTTCACCAACGAGACGCTGAGCAAGAAGTACACGCTCCGCGAGGGCCTTTCCgctgcgcccgccgacggctCCATCAcggacgagctgcgcgagtttgacgccgacgaggacctgGTCGTTAGCGTGCGTGGGCTTGTTTTGTTTGTTGATTTGGTGGCGTTTTTTTTAACAGCCGCGCTCAGGCCGACAAGATCGAGTggaaggagggcaaggacctCGTGGCCAAGCAGCCGCGCAAGATTGgcaacgtcgacgagctcgccgacgacgaggacgccgagattGAGGGCGACGTCGGGTCCTTCTTCCACTTCTTCACCGAGGCCAACGACCCGTTCGCGATCGGCTTCCAgattgtcgaggagctgctccCCAACGCCGTGCCCATCTTCCTTGGTGACGAccaggacgccgacgagctcgacgacgaggacgacgaggaggacgacgacgacgagggatccatcgacctcgaggacgacgaggacgagaagccccccaagaagaagcagcgCAACTAGGCAGGCCGCAGCCGAAAGGCAGTGATGGTAGTGACTATAGAAAAAATGTGTGCCTGCAGTGCGCGTGCCGTGTGCAAAATGTCCATGTATCGTGATTGTGGAGAGAAGTAGAGCTGATAGTGACCGGGTTCGATGCACCAGTTGGCGACTGACGACGGcacgaggcggcgagcgtcggcgtcctcgtgTTCCACTCAGCTCTCCATCATTACCCCCctcttcttggcctcctctGCCCCCTCTACTCCCCCTACCCCACCACACGACCATGCAATGCATCCATCCCACTACTACTCGCACTACTTCCTGAGGTTGGAACTGAGGTGTCAGCAACGCGTCGCACACACAACACCCACCGTCCGAGCATGCCCTGGCGGtggacctcctcgacgcgcttgTACACGTCGCTCGTaccctcgagcacggcgaacacctcgcgcgcgaggcggtcgttGAAGCGCACACCGGTGCGCTTaccgcgctcggccgccttgaaGAGGTTCTTGATGCCGGCGTGCcagcgctggcgctcgtTGAGCGGCTTGGGCACCTGCACGACCTTCATGGCCGTCACCTTCTTGTTGAGGATGCGGACCGAGGGGGCCGAGAGCTCgatcgcgcgccgcagcagcggcacggGGGGCTGGTTGGCCGTCTGCTGGATCTGCGCGAGGATggccgacacgcgcgcgtcCGCGTTGGCGCGCTTGCCGTCCCGCATCAGCAGCTTGGTGAacaggtcgacgacgggctcgacctTGGGCGGGAGAAAGTTGGGCGTGTAGCCGCGGCGGTTGAGCTCGTATTTCGTCTCCTTTGGCTGGGCAAacgctgacgacgacgaggcagaggacgaggacgccgcagCGTCGGGGTTGGGCGTCGCTGTGATCCGGGCCAGGTCGGCAAAGGCGTCGGTGGCTGCGGGAGCCGCGGGCGTGGGTGCGGCcgca
This window harbors:
- the nap1 gene encoding putative nucleosome assembly protein, with the protein product MATGTNAFGAKSGDCCSGCTDHADIPAELALELHNAAKDKGIRVDRFETAENLKHLNFVREKVKGIKNFWQIVLLSHPVIAAVSASDREALSYITDIELKQDANDPRPFELVFVGYHAWNVPNPLLQTFAKNPYFTNETLSKKYTLREGLSAAPADGSITDELREFDADEDLVVSADKIEWKEGKDLVAKQPRKIGNVDELADDEDAEIEGDVGSFFHFFTEANDPFAIGFQIVEELLPNAVPIFLGDDQDADELDDEDDEEDDDDEGSIDLEDDEDEKPPKKKQRN
- the rsm7 gene encoding 37S ribosomal protein S7, mitochondrial gives rise to the protein MSLRSALSQLAPARRAFTTSALRRAAAPTPAAPAATDAFADLARITATPNPDAAASSSSASSSSAFAQPKETKYELNRRGYTPNFLPPKVEPVVDLFTKLLMRDGKRANADARVSAILAQIQQTANQPPVPLLRRAIELSAPSVRILNKKVTAMKVVQVPKPLNERQRWHAGIKNLFKAAERGKRTGVRFNDRLAREVFAVLEGTSDVYKRVEEVHRQGMLGRSNLRK